Proteins from a genomic interval of Gordonia sp. SL306:
- the mddA gene encoding methanethiol S-methyltransferase translates to MTTTMRRRAPGAGAFAARIAAVGYGATAYVLFLLVFSWAIAFVEDIRMSIGDTDLVPRTIDRGGPTVPAEIALLVNVLLLTLFAAQHSVMARAGFKRWWTRIVPATVERSTYVLAASLCLAALMWWWCPMTAELWDVSGTRLSSVLVAVSLAGWLLVLASTILIDHFDLFGLRQVIADARGRPAPTYRFVTPLWYGIVRHPIYLGFLIAFWVAPTMTVGHLVFAIATTGFVLLGIQLEERDLVRAFGADYLAYRKRVPMLLPGLRHRA, encoded by the coding sequence ATGACGACGACGATGCGTCGCCGGGCCCCCGGGGCCGGCGCGTTTGCCGCGCGGATCGCCGCCGTCGGATACGGCGCAACCGCGTATGTCCTTTTCCTGCTGGTGTTCTCCTGGGCCATCGCTTTCGTCGAGGACATCCGCATGTCGATCGGCGACACTGATCTCGTTCCCCGGACCATCGATCGTGGCGGCCCGACCGTCCCAGCGGAGATCGCGCTGCTGGTGAATGTCTTGTTGCTGACGCTCTTCGCCGCGCAGCACAGCGTGATGGCCCGCGCAGGCTTCAAACGGTGGTGGACGCGCATCGTGCCGGCCACGGTAGAGCGCAGCACCTATGTGCTCGCCGCCTCGTTGTGCCTCGCCGCACTGATGTGGTGGTGGTGTCCGATGACGGCCGAGCTCTGGGACGTGTCCGGAACGCGATTGTCGAGCGTCCTGGTCGCGGTGTCGCTGGCGGGTTGGCTACTCGTCTTGGCGTCGACAATCCTCATCGACCACTTCGATCTCTTCGGACTGCGGCAGGTGATCGCCGATGCGCGAGGTCGTCCGGCGCCGACGTACCGGTTCGTCACACCGCTCTGGTACGGAATAGTGCGCCATCCCATCTATCTCGGCTTCCTCATCGCGTTCTGGGTGGCACCGACGATGACCGTCGGACACCTCGTCTTCGCCATCGCGACCACCGGATTCGTCCTCCTCGGTATCCAGTTGGAGGAGCGGGACCTGGTCCGCGCGTTCGGTGCCGATTACCTGGCGTACCGCAAGCGGGTGCCCATGCTCCTCCCCGGCCTGCGTCACCGTGCCTGA
- a CDS encoding sucrase ferredoxin, producing the protein MYGTASAGFSWLLLELSGPWGPSVFLNSPKIIDPALGRSIVRRVEATGMRIVAIRRPGKRAPTPRWRWFVVHSNPGEESIRHGEVDDPTGYLDLALDGSDGTSSPDPVIAICAHGKHDQCCAVRGRAATTAIATEFPEWTWECSHLGGDRFAATMLVLPHGLSYGRVDSSDDPAALIRLYNAGRLDDAHLRGRTSLPHPVQAAQHFVRQETGEDRIDALAPLDVQRGDHRIRVVLDGHDGPVEVILAEQMSDPLLSTCGSQVSGRVRQFVLVSMNVLRPGP; encoded by the coding sequence ATGTACGGCACGGCCTCGGCCGGATTCTCCTGGCTGCTCCTGGAGCTCTCAGGCCCATGGGGACCGTCGGTGTTCCTCAACTCACCCAAGATCATCGATCCCGCACTCGGCCGATCCATCGTTCGTCGAGTGGAGGCGACCGGGATGCGCATAGTCGCCATTCGCCGACCGGGCAAGCGTGCCCCGACGCCGCGCTGGCGGTGGTTCGTCGTGCACTCGAATCCGGGCGAGGAGTCGATCCGTCATGGAGAGGTCGACGACCCGACGGGCTATCTGGATCTCGCGTTGGACGGCTCCGACGGCACATCGTCACCGGACCCGGTGATCGCGATCTGCGCCCACGGCAAACACGACCAGTGCTGCGCGGTGCGCGGCCGGGCGGCGACCACCGCCATCGCCACCGAGTTCCCCGAATGGACCTGGGAATGTTCACATCTGGGCGGTGATCGATTCGCTGCGACGATGCTCGTGCTACCGCACGGCCTGAGCTACGGGCGGGTCGATTCGAGCGACGACCCCGCTGCCCTCATCCGGTTGTACAACGCGGGGAGACTGGATGATGCACACCTGCGGGGACGGACCTCGTTGCCGCATCCGGTGCAGGCGGCCCAGCATTTCGTGCGGCAGGAGACCGGCGAGGACCGGATCGACGCGCTGGCACCGCTGGACGTACAGCGAGGCGATCACCGGATCCGCGTCGTACTCGACGGCCACGACGGCCCGGTCGAGGTGATCCTCGCCGAGCAGATGTCCGACCCGCTGCTGTCGACGTGTGGTTCGCAGGTGTCGGGCCGGGTGCGTCAGTTCGTCCTCGTGTCGATGAACGTCCTCCGGCCCGGTCCCTGA
- a CDS encoding HD domain-containing phosphohydrolase, translating to MTGRSPLPRRVEVLAGLSVAIDLGLGQPAEHMLRSAVIACRLSDRLGLDRTQRDTTYYATLLMWIGCHADSQEYARWFGDDIAVRSDAYLVDWSGIPYFRFLLGNVARGEPIGYRVKTMATLFRDARGQIATLVHSHCMSAAALARHIGLGSDVEHAIAFTYERYDGGGLPNGVSAESIPIEMRVAQLADMVEVHHRTYGVDGAVAMARSRRGGHFDPAVVDAFVTDPEGVLSVVGDDPWSSAMSLAPDSEIALDEPGLDALVRAIGDFGDLKCPFALGHSRVVAEIVDTAAGHLGMSAVEIDSVRRAGYLHDVGRIGVSSQIWSKPGELTGAEWERVRMHPYLTDRVLMRIPGFDDIAAIARSHHEHLDGTGYPLGIGGAALGRGQRLVAAAVAFRSAVEPRPYRAALSDEEADARIKRRADRGALDGDCVEAVLAAAGHKRVRIRRDDALTPRETEILGLVARGMSNREIATRLVLSEKTVRNHVERTYTKIGAANRVGASLYALRHGLVGPAAEDLSG from the coding sequence ATGACCGGGCGATCCCCGCTGCCGCGGCGCGTGGAGGTGTTGGCCGGGCTCTCGGTCGCCATCGACCTCGGGCTCGGCCAGCCCGCCGAGCACATGTTGCGCTCGGCGGTCATCGCCTGCCGGTTGTCCGATCGGCTCGGGCTGGACCGGACCCAGCGCGACACGACCTACTATGCGACCCTGCTGATGTGGATCGGGTGTCATGCGGATTCGCAGGAGTACGCACGGTGGTTCGGCGACGACATCGCGGTGCGAAGCGACGCGTATCTCGTTGACTGGTCGGGGATTCCGTACTTCCGATTCCTGCTCGGCAATGTGGCGCGTGGGGAGCCGATCGGCTACCGCGTGAAGACGATGGCGACGTTGTTCCGTGACGCGCGCGGGCAGATCGCGACCTTGGTGCATTCGCACTGTATGTCGGCGGCGGCCCTGGCACGGCACATCGGGCTGGGCTCGGACGTGGAGCATGCGATTGCCTTCACCTATGAGCGGTACGACGGCGGAGGACTGCCGAACGGCGTGTCGGCGGAGAGCATCCCGATCGAGATGCGCGTGGCGCAACTGGCCGACATGGTGGAGGTGCACCACCGGACGTACGGGGTCGACGGTGCGGTCGCGATGGCGCGCAGCCGCCGCGGCGGTCATTTCGATCCCGCGGTCGTCGACGCGTTCGTCACCGACCCCGAGGGTGTGCTGTCGGTGGTCGGAGATGATCCGTGGAGTAGTGCGATGAGCCTCGCCCCCGACTCGGAGATCGCTCTCGACGAGCCCGGCCTGGATGCGCTGGTGAGGGCGATCGGTGACTTCGGTGACCTCAAATGTCCCTTTGCGCTCGGTCATTCGCGCGTGGTGGCCGAGATCGTGGACACCGCTGCCGGACATCTCGGGATGTCCGCGGTCGAGATCGACAGCGTGCGGCGCGCAGGGTACCTCCACGACGTCGGCCGAATCGGTGTGTCGAGTCAGATCTGGTCGAAACCGGGAGAGTTGACCGGGGCCGAGTGGGAGCGGGTCAGGATGCACCCGTACCTCACCGACCGAGTCCTCATGCGGATTCCCGGTTTTGACGACATCGCGGCAATCGCGCGTTCGCATCACGAACACCTCGACGGCACTGGCTATCCGCTCGGGATCGGCGGCGCCGCACTCGGCCGCGGACAGCGGTTGGTGGCTGCTGCGGTCGCCTTCCGGTCGGCGGTCGAGCCCCGGCCGTACCGTGCGGCGCTGTCCGACGAGGAGGCGGACGCCCGGATCAAGCGACGTGCCGACCGTGGAGCGCTCGACGGCGATTGTGTCGAGGCGGTTCTGGCTGCCGCCGGACACAAGCGGGTCCGGATCCGCCGCGACGATGCGCTCACTCCCCGCGAGACCGAGATCCTCGGCCTGGTGGCGCGCGGAATGTCCAACCGGGAGATCGCAACTCGGCTCGTACTGAGTGAGAAGACCGTACGCAATCACGTCGAGCGGACGTACACCAAGATCGGCGCCGCCAACCGGGTGGGCGCGAGCCTCTACGCCTTACGACACGGGCTCGTCGGTCCGGCCGCCGAAGACCTTTCCGGCTAA
- a CDS encoding pyridoxal phosphate-dependent decarboxylase family protein has protein sequence MSGNATDPEPTDDELVLLADADRRARTWTAGIGSSARRVFPSAESLAGLSRLDEPLTAAGRPAGETIAMLDEVAGDCVVASNDPRYFGFVVGSTLPVAAAAERIALAWDQCASSFDNSPAAHVLEKQAGRWVLDALDLPRSSAVGFTTSATAGAVTAITAARRALLLRHGWDVDQRGLHGAPTVRVVIGELAHITVVRALRILGFGLENIERAPVDEYGRVTAAAVPDLDDMTLVILQAGEVNTGEFDPFADIIPAARRAGAWVHVDGAFGLWARASGTHRVLTTGIDAADSWTTDGHKWLNTPYDSAMVIVRDADALSSAMNSDAVYLAGPPDAQKNLTLEFSRRARGIPIWAVLRTLGAGGVEELVDRCVALAGHAAEGLRANGFTVLNRCVLNQVLVRADTPDRTQTVREQLQQSGRVWFGPTVWQGEPAFRISVSSWRTRREHIDELVELLTAELARSR, from the coding sequence GTGTCCGGCAACGCCACCGACCCCGAGCCCACCGACGACGAGCTGGTCCTGCTCGCAGATGCCGACCGGCGTGCGCGGACATGGACCGCCGGTATCGGATCGTCGGCTCGCCGCGTCTTCCCGTCCGCAGAGTCGCTGGCCGGATTGAGCCGTCTCGACGAGCCGCTCACCGCAGCGGGCAGGCCGGCAGGCGAGACGATCGCGATGCTCGACGAGGTGGCCGGTGACTGCGTTGTCGCCTCCAACGATCCGCGCTACTTCGGGTTCGTCGTCGGGTCGACACTCCCGGTGGCCGCAGCGGCAGAACGCATCGCTCTCGCATGGGACCAGTGCGCGTCGTCGTTCGACAACTCCCCCGCCGCGCACGTCCTGGAGAAGCAGGCGGGCCGATGGGTACTCGATGCACTTGATCTACCGCGCTCGTCGGCCGTCGGCTTCACCACCAGCGCCACCGCAGGCGCCGTCACCGCAATAACCGCGGCGCGGCGGGCGCTCCTGCTCCGGCACGGATGGGACGTCGATCAGCGCGGTTTGCACGGTGCACCGACCGTCCGGGTCGTCATTGGCGAGTTGGCCCATATCACCGTCGTCCGGGCGCTGCGCATCCTCGGATTCGGGCTCGAGAACATCGAGCGAGCACCGGTCGACGAGTACGGGCGAGTCACCGCGGCGGCGGTGCCCGATCTGGACGACATGACCCTCGTGATCCTGCAGGCCGGGGAGGTGAACACCGGCGAGTTCGATCCGTTCGCCGACATCATCCCCGCGGCGCGCCGGGCAGGTGCCTGGGTCCACGTCGACGGCGCGTTCGGACTGTGGGCACGGGCGTCGGGGACGCATCGAGTTCTCACCACCGGGATCGACGCCGCCGACAGTTGGACGACCGACGGGCACAAGTGGCTCAACACGCCGTACGACAGCGCCATGGTGATCGTCCGGGACGCCGACGCGTTGTCGTCGGCGATGAACTCCGATGCCGTATATCTGGCCGGCCCGCCAGATGCGCAGAAGAACCTGACGCTCGAGTTCTCGCGTCGAGCGCGTGGGATACCGATCTGGGCCGTATTGCGCACACTGGGCGCCGGTGGTGTCGAGGAGCTGGTCGACCGCTGCGTCGCCCTGGCGGGGCATGCCGCGGAAGGACTGCGCGCCAACGGCTTCACGGTGCTCAACCGATGCGTGCTGAATCAGGTCCTGGTCCGGGCCGACACCCCGGACCGGACCCAGACTGTCCGGGAGCAACTGCAACAGAGTGGACGGGTGTGGTTCGGCCCGACAGTGTGGCAGGGCGAACCGGCATTTCGCATCTCGGTGTCGTCGTGGCGCACGCGACGGGAGCACATCGACGAACTCGTCGAGCTTCTCACCGCGGAGCTCGCGCGTTCGCGGTGA
- a CDS encoding YchJ family protein, translating into MVSISRNVRSGSERCPCLSGLTLDECCGPILAGERQAGTAEALMRSRFTAFAVGDRDHLLASWHPRTRPRILDLDGTLQWYRLDIESTTGGTPFDTTGEVVFTAHHRQGGIRGSLHERSRFERLDGQWVYVDGVVS; encoded by the coding sequence ATGGTGAGCATTTCGAGGAACGTCCGGTCGGGAAGCGAGCGGTGCCCGTGTCTGTCGGGCCTGACCCTCGACGAATGCTGCGGTCCGATCCTTGCCGGCGAGCGGCAGGCCGGAACCGCCGAGGCGCTGATGCGGTCACGGTTCACGGCGTTCGCGGTCGGCGACCGCGATCACCTGCTGGCGAGCTGGCATCCGCGCACGCGGCCCCGCATCCTCGACCTCGACGGCACCTTGCAGTGGTACCGACTCGACATCGAATCGACTACTGGTGGAACGCCGTTCGACACCACCGGCGAGGTGGTGTTCACCGCGCACCATCGGCAGGGCGGGATCCGCGGCTCACTTCACGAGCGCAGCCGGTTCGAACGTCTCGACGGGCAGTGGGTGTACGTCGACGGAGTTGTCTCCTAG
- a CDS encoding glucose PTS transporter subunit IIA yields MSTNSANQIVQGVGGPGNIESLTHCATRLRFQLHDASGVEQSALEAIDGVMGAVPQGGDRYQVVIGGGVQTVYNEIMALPGMGGGGAPVDAAAIKAAERAKGPRGKSAWLDSLFEYLSDSFRPILGALLGASLFITFMSLMSTLGVIGNWADPRTELSPSWQFVNLCWQCVFVFLPLMIAYNASKKLDADPWVGFAIMAVLMLPTYTSFGENAQQHTIFGFDVQTIDIFGVPLTVFDYSSQVFPPLLMAAVLGPLYKLLKKVIPENVQLIFVPFLAMLIMIPLTAFLIGPIGVYVGAGLADILKSINDFSPFIFAIVIPLAYPFMVPLGLHWPINAIMLLNIQTLGYDFIQGPMGAWNFACFGATAGVLLIAWRERDAQMRQTATGALAAGLLGGISEPSLYGIHLRFKRIYPRMLVGCFVGGLIIGIGGGVTTNAFVFTSLLTIPAFDSVILYSIAVAAAFFTAMVLVVLSGYRTPEQQAEFEAARDAGLESPGPIPLDDSAHGVATAAALADAETTSATAGGVAVAEAPTTTGTVRGAITKIPSPLDGTVVPLSEVPDPVFAKGTMGGGVAIVPSGDTVYAPAVATIVAAQPTGHALGMVLDGGIELLIHIGIDTVQLKGEGFDVKVKAGQKVEVGTPLVTFDRKVIEAAGYPLITPVVVMNTKKFASVEQIAEGETTVGTPVIAVEAKPAT; encoded by the coding sequence ATGTCTACGAACTCGGCGAACCAGATCGTCCAGGGTGTCGGTGGACCCGGCAACATCGAGAGTCTCACCCACTGCGCCACCCGGTTGCGGTTCCAGCTCCACGATGCGTCGGGAGTCGAACAGTCCGCGCTCGAGGCGATCGACGGTGTGATGGGGGCCGTCCCGCAGGGCGGTGACCGCTACCAGGTGGTCATCGGCGGCGGTGTACAGACCGTCTACAACGAGATCATGGCGCTGCCCGGGATGGGTGGCGGTGGCGCCCCTGTGGACGCGGCCGCCATCAAGGCCGCGGAGCGCGCCAAGGGACCGCGAGGCAAGTCCGCCTGGCTCGACTCTCTTTTCGAGTACCTCTCCGACTCGTTCCGACCGATCCTCGGGGCTCTGCTCGGCGCCTCACTGTTCATCACGTTCATGTCCCTGATGAGCACGCTCGGAGTGATCGGCAACTGGGCCGATCCGCGAACCGAACTGTCGCCGTCGTGGCAGTTCGTCAACCTCTGCTGGCAGTGTGTGTTCGTCTTCCTGCCGCTGATGATCGCGTACAACGCCTCGAAGAAGCTCGACGCCGACCCGTGGGTGGGGTTCGCGATCATGGCCGTCCTGATGCTGCCGACCTATACGAGCTTCGGCGAGAACGCCCAACAGCACACCATTTTCGGATTCGACGTCCAGACGATCGACATCTTCGGCGTTCCGCTGACGGTCTTCGACTACAGCTCGCAGGTGTTCCCGCCGCTGCTGATGGCCGCCGTCCTCGGACCACTGTACAAATTGCTCAAGAAGGTCATCCCGGAGAACGTCCAACTGATCTTCGTGCCGTTCCTGGCGATGCTGATCATGATCCCGTTGACGGCGTTCCTCATCGGCCCCATCGGCGTCTACGTCGGCGCCGGCCTGGCCGACATCCTCAAGTCCATCAACGACTTCTCGCCCTTCATCTTCGCGATCGTGATCCCGCTCGCGTACCCGTTCATGGTGCCGTTGGGGCTGCACTGGCCGATCAACGCGATCATGCTCCTCAACATCCAGACCCTCGGGTACGACTTCATCCAAGGCCCGATGGGCGCATGGAACTTCGCCTGTTTCGGTGCCACCGCAGGCGTCCTTCTCATCGCCTGGCGCGAACGCGACGCACAGATGCGACAAACCGCGACCGGCGCTCTCGCCGCCGGTCTGCTCGGCGGCATCTCGGAGCCATCCCTGTACGGCATCCACCTCCGATTCAAACGGATCTATCCACGAATGCTCGTGGGCTGCTTCGTCGGCGGCCTCATCATCGGCATCGGCGGTGGCGTCACCACGAACGCGTTCGTCTTCACCTCGCTGCTGACCATCCCGGCGTTCGACAGTGTCATCCTGTACTCGATCGCGGTGGCCGCAGCATTCTTCACGGCGATGGTCCTGGTGGTCCTGTCCGGCTACCGCACACCCGAACAGCAAGCCGAGTTCGAGGCCGCGCGGGATGCCGGATTGGAATCCCCTGGCCCGATCCCCTTGGACGATTCGGCACACGGGGTCGCGACGGCGGCCGCCCTGGCGGATGCGGAGACCACCTCGGCGACGGCCGGTGGGGTCGCGGTCGCCGAGGCCCCGACCACCACGGGCACGGTTCGTGGCGCGATCACGAAGATTCCGTCCCCGCTCGACGGCACCGTGGTGCCGCTGAGCGAGGTCCCGGATCCGGTGTTCGCGAAAGGCACGATGGGTGGCGGCGTGGCAATCGTGCCGTCCGGCGACACCGTCTACGCCCCGGCGGTCGCGACGATCGTGGCGGCACAGCCGACCGGCCACGCCCTCGGTATGGTCCTCGACGGCGGCATCGAACTGTTGATCCACATCGGCATCGACACCGTCCAACTGAAGGGCGAAGGCTTCGACGTCAAGGTCAAGGCCGGTCAGAAGGTGGAGGTCGGGACCCCGTTGGTCACCTTCGATCGCAAGGTCATCGAGGCCGCAGGATATCCGCTGATAACACCGGTGGTCGTGATGAACACGAAGAAGTTCGCCTCGGTCGAGCAGATCGCCGAGGGTGAGACGACGGTGGGAACCCCGGTCATCGCCGTCGAGGCGAAACCCGCGACGTGA